DNA from Brassica napus cultivar Da-Ae chromosome C4, Da-Ae, whole genome shotgun sequence:
TCTTGCAACAAGCAAACTATGTTTATCATAAAACTAATCTACAATCGTTTATCATAATATTTATATCATAACCTATACGAATGTTCATATCAAAtcgttttatgatatttttgatTCAATTCATCGAAAATAACCAATTAAACCCAAGACTTAATGCTTCAAAATATTAAGGAAACACAATTTAATTGTTAATGTAATCAAGGAAACTAAATTCAAAGAATTGAAAAACTTACTTTAATCGATAGGGGAATGATTCTGATATATTTTTGTCGTGACCATCACTGATACATCTAAAGTTCATatcaaaattcataaaactAATCTTGCAACAAGCAAACTATGTTTATAGGAGTAGGATTTCTTGAAGAATATATGATGGAACCTACGAACGGAAATAATGGTATCATCGACcacaaaatctgtttttttgtACTACACATCCCGTAAGTATTCAACATctgtaaaaagaaagatatacaTTTGTATAGTATCACATGGTTTgaaccccttttttttttacagtaacGTCGTCATTAAGTGTGTCGCTTATGGTGCATTTGCTCATGTTTTCAATGATTTATGGAATTCTATAGATGCAGACATAATATTATGTGTTTTGTAGTGTTGGCAAATTAAATGGGGACAAGGTAATCTATTgtatttattgtatatacaataaattaATCGGAgctgatattatatgtatattttactaatattttttcatatttcataataAGGCCGACTTAAGAGGGTTACTAACATTGATGGGTTTTCCAAAGTTGTCTTCGACCCCATTGGTGTTCCAGAAATTGATGCTTTACGATTGAGGTAATACATGCATTcacatattttgttaaataatgtttttaaattctcTAGATGATCTATTTGCTATATTTCTCATAATAGGATTGCAAACGAAGACTTATGAAAACATTATTGACATCAGTTattttgtctccatttttatttttgttttgtttttttatacattgttcattttatattttattagactgttgcttatgtttcatttaatattgtatttataatttacccgcatgcaaacaaatatacaatttaattttaatggccatcgcatataaatttatattgacatACTAAAATTCTTAGCTATAATCCGTACTTTCTTACATATATTGTTTTTActatgactttaatttttattatgtctacatattaaaagttataatattttaataatcttCTCGCCCCGTGCAGggcgcgggttatcacctagtaTTGTTTAAGCGAACAAGTTGTAGGAAAACAAAACACTTTGTGCCTTTATTCTTTGGTTCTTGCATTGTTACCTAAATTGACAACATGATGACAAGCTTTTGAATCTTTGATATAACAGCTGATATTTCACAAGCATCTTATTTACCAGCTTTGTATTTACAAGAGAACCGACGTTAAACCGGGTGAGATCTAAGTGTAAAGCGTTTTGAGAAGGTATTTACTTAAAAGAAGATTTGATGGGACCCAATTTAATCTCATTGGTACAGAGATTTTGTAGGCAACTTGTCTCACCTCTCAATTTGATTTGGGCCAACCTCTGTCTGATAAACACATTACCTTTTCCAACGTGGTTCTCAACATGGGCTTAGACCCACTTTATTTATTGCTCATCTatgtgagatatatatatatatattacaaattaaAGTCTTTTGAATTTTACTGCGGAAAAACGATTGGTTGATGttgttttaaaacatttttttgtttgcctGTCATTTGAAAAACTATTAACAGAGCATCTCCTACCATACGCATTAAGTTAAAATTTCAGAATAAATTGTcagaatataaagataattatatAGAATTCCTCTAATAGATGAGTGGAGCGTTGCTTCTTTGCGAGAAAGAAGGTCTCTCCGTAGTCTAGTCGCACTTCGGGAAGTGAAAATGGTCTGGTCCAGTTTTTAAAACACACGAAAGAGACAAATCTATTCAATTGGTCAAATTAAACCTCGAACGGACCAATGCTGTTGTTGTCATTGCTGTTTTTGGTGAATGgtcctttttttatttctaaaacatCACAGTTCACAGACCCCTTTCTACTATTTTGAGTTTCTCAAATaagatttcttttctttttggcaTGTCTATTTTGATTACACTCTCGTCACAAATGGAGAAAAATGATGATGAAAAAACATAGTTAGTAGAAATGCAAGAAAAGTCTACAATCTAATATAAAACATTTCCAAAAGTAGGAAGAGAGTGGCAGGTTTAAACCATGTGAATAAATTAATGGCAAATTTACAAGATGTTTCTGAAATGATATTAGGAAACGTCGTAATCTAAAGTTTGATACattggaaaaaataattaaataaatcataGTGGGGGACTAAGGTCAACGACAAGATTATGAGAAGTCTTCATCTTCATTGGAAGACTCTTTCCTTTAAATTTCCATTTCCAAAACAGAAGACTCTGTGGTCTTTCCTTTAAATTTCATGTCCCAATACATTGTCTTTCTCTCATTAACACTGTTTCATTGCTTTTATCTACTCACTTCCTCTCCTTAAAAGATTGATGTATACCAAACTTTGTATAGTTTAGTTTTGCTGTTTATGTCCAATCAAATTAACTATTTGCATGGACGTGAATTTTGGATACAAGAAGTAAAACGTGTAGTAAGTGGTTGTCTTTGAAATTGATAATGGTGTTAAAGTGAAGACAATTTGTAGTGTTAGATATGATTCAATAAGTTGGTTCTTCACATTAATGGGCATTGTTGCTCTGACACTTAAAGCCAAAAGTTACATTGGAGTATATAGCTatacaaaataaacaatatttatcTTTTGATAGAAtgtttaaattagatttttagttGATTTGGTCTTAGATATGTAGGATTTTATAGTAATTTTGTTtcacttttattatttattgctAGGACTTAGTTGAAGAGTTTGATTTGATGTTTTTCatgtataagaaaaaaatgtgaCATGTCACACAAACCCCACTTGGTGAGATTCATGGGAAGGAACAAAAGACAAAGATTTACATTTATTATAAGATATACTAGAATTAATAATATTTGCTTCCTTGCATAGTgacaaacataaaaatatcaaaacaacaaaaacctCCCCAAAATCCCCAATTCAAAACtcacaaattttaaaatctaatacTATATTTACTCGCAACATAAAAATCTGATACCTATATTTACTCgcaacataaaattttaaaattacgaaTAATAAATTAAGAATCCGTTACGCTTCTCCGGGATtctccctcttcttcttccaaccGATCGGAGCCGTACACCTTGGTCGAACTGGAAAAAAGGGAAAACGGACGACCAAGATGCATCACCAAACACTCATCACTCGaaaaaaccgaaaaataaaaagaaattttctCATTTAATCAGAATAAATGATCCTTGAAAAACTCATCCACGTCCCACGAGCAAGAGCTCAAATCCTCGATCACGCCTAGTGGAAAACTCTCCGACAACTTCGAGACTGTACTGCTGTTCGGTAATAACTGGAACTCGTCTAGAAACAAAGGATCAGGGGCAATTTCGGAATCCCAGAAACAGTCTCTCGCGGGAAACAGTTCGGGAGGCGAGAAAAACGGATCGGGCGAGGCAAAACCCGCCGGAGCTTCTTGATGGGCCGAGGAGAGATTAATGGGCCCTGTCTCTTCGTTGCCGCTAAAACGGAGAACAGAGGTAGGAGAACGCATGATGCTACTGGATCGAGACTCCTCCATCGCCGAATCGTCACTAGACGGAGGAGTGAGAATATTCGTCAAAGCGTGACGTCCTTTGATCCGAATCGCGGCTCTGTCGTATCCGATGGCGGCTTCCTCCGCCGTGTCAAACGTTCCGAGCCAGACTCGAGCTCGTTTCGAAGGATCGCGAATCTCCGCCGCGTATTTCCCCCACGGCCGCCGTCTCACTCCTCTGTACTTGACTGGCTCCGCCGCCTTGTTCGTCGGTTTCTTGCGTTTTGAAGCTCCGTTGTTGTTGTCGTCGCAGAACCTGATTACTTCCACGTAACGTTTCACTCTCTTGGCCGGAGACACGAATCTGTCGTCGGTTTCTTCGTCGCTGGAGGAATCGGTAGCGCATGGATCAGTGACTGTGATTTTCACAACCTTGGGGCAACCGTTGATGGGTTGGTTTGTTAGGGATGTGAGCTTCCGGTGAACCGTGTACTTGACGTTTCTCTCTCGGCTTTTCATTTCTCTTAGAGATCGGagaagagagaggaagagagtagATTTTGGATTAACAGttacaaagaaagaagaagagtcaAAAAGGCTACGAATATATCGCCGTTTGTTAGTAACATCCCGTTTTAAATATAGTCACGCCTTATTTATtgctttttccattttttaaccaaaaaaaaaaaaaaattctttttgtttttcatttttctcacTTTCCTTTTCGATTTTGGaagatttcatttttattgtgAAAATTCCGagaatttcaatattttatttgtaaatgtCATAATTATGTTTTCTATTAGGAGTATTAAAAATGGCTTTTAAGTAGTAGTCATTAAGAGAGAGATTAGTGGCGCTTCAAACGACTAGCCA
Protein-coding regions in this window:
- the LOC106414003 gene encoding ethylene-responsive transcription factor CRF5, which produces MKSRERNVKYTVHRKLTSLTNQPINGCPKVVKITVTDPCATDSSSDEETDDRFVSPAKRVKRYVEVIRFCDDNNNGASKRKKPTNKAAEPVKYRGVRRRPWGKYAAEIRDPSKRARVWLGTFDTAEEAAIGYDRAAIRIKGRHALTNILTPPSSDDSAMEESRSSSIMRSPTSVLRFSGNEETGPINLSSAHQEAPAGFASPDPFFSPPELFPARDCFWDSEIAPDPLFLDEFQLLPNSSTVSKLSESFPLGVIEDLSSCSWDVDEFFKDHLF